Proteins found in one Fusobacterium varium genomic segment:
- the rpsP gene encoding 30S ribosomal protein S16: MLKLRLTRLGDKKRPSYRIVAMEALTKRDGQAVAYLGNYFPLEDSKVVLKEEEILNFLANGAQPTRTVKSILVKAGVWAKFEESKRK, from the coding sequence ATGTTAAAATTAAGACTTACAAGACTTGGAGACAAAAAAAGACCTTCTTATAGAATCGTTGCTATGGAAGCTTTAACAAAAAGAGATGGACAAGCAGTTGCTTACTTAGGAAACTACTTCCCACTAGAAGATTCTAAAGTTGTTTTAAAAGAAGAAGAAATCTTAAACTTCCTAGCAAATGGAGCTCAACCTACAAGAACAGTTAAATCAATCCTAGTTAAAGCTGGAGTATGGGCTAAATTTGAAGAATCAAAAAGAAAATAA